One segment of Bacteroidota bacterium DNA contains the following:
- a CDS encoding peptidoglycan DD-metalloendopeptidase family protein, protein MIRLCVPLLLLLFCCNDAPQAHAQKQNKPQAPADTLSEYDKLFDPLLADGFDFPFGDRNGGGSYTDSEGKKHNGWYIATHTAETYSLGIHTGEDWNGNGGGNTDLGQPVYATANGRVIASADYGKPWGNIILIEHCYVENAQPKTVYSLYAHLESRLAQKGNEVKRGRKIGTIGTGGGSYPAHLHFEIRKAAMKDFAVDYWPSNNGKNADWVLKHYEKPSEFIKAHRKLLVPAAEDTLLVAVKHSYRMKLFARGREVKEYRIALAQDPIGHKQKQGDNRTPEGEYKIIQKALGPFTGTYASYLGKAWMRINYPNNHDAAAAFAKKKITQAQYNSIVAANKAGKEPLKTTVLGGGIGIHGWAGNWPGTDQQNLTWGCISIQNNNLIDLYNRVPLLTKILILP, encoded by the coding sequence ATGATTCGTTTGTGTGTGCCCCTGCTGCTTTTGCTTTTTTGCTGCAACGATGCGCCACAGGCACATGCACAAAAGCAAAACAAACCACAGGCACCGGCCGACACACTCAGCGAATACGACAAACTGTTTGATCCGCTGCTGGCCGATGGTTTTGATTTTCCTTTCGGCGACCGCAACGGCGGCGGAAGCTATACCGACAGCGAAGGAAAAAAACACAACGGCTGGTACATTGCCACACACACCGCCGAAACATACAGCCTCGGCATACACACCGGCGAAGACTGGAACGGCAACGGTGGCGGTAATACCGACCTTGGCCAGCCCGTGTATGCAACCGCAAACGGACGTGTCATTGCCTCGGCCGATTATGGCAAGCCCTGGGGCAATATCATCCTCATCGAACATTGCTACGTAGAAAATGCGCAGCCAAAAACCGTCTATTCACTGTATGCGCATCTTGAAAGCCGCCTGGCCCAAAAAGGCAATGAAGTAAAGCGTGGCCGCAAAATTGGTACAATCGGCACTGGCGGCGGTAGCTATCCGGCTCACCTGCATTTCGAAATCCGCAAAGCAGCCATGAAAGATTTTGCGGTTGACTACTGGCCCAGCAATAACGGCAAAAATGCCGACTGGGTGCTCAAACATTACGAAAAACCTTCGGAGTTTATCAAAGCACACCGCAAGCTGCTGGTGCCCGCCGCCGAAGACACTTTGCTTGTAGCCGTAAAGCACAGCTACCGCATGAAACTTTTTGCCCGTGGCCGCGAAGTAAAGGAATACCGCATTGCACTTGCGCAGGATCCCATCGGCCACAAACAAAAGCAGGGCGACAACCGCACACCCGAAGGCGAATACAAAATCATTCAGAAAGCACTTGGTCCGTTTACCGGCACCTATGCCAGCTACCTCGGCAAAGCGTGGATGCGCATTAACTATCCAAACAACCACGATGCCGCCGCTGCATTCGCCAAAAAGAAAATAACGCAGGCACAGTACAACAGCATTGTGGCTGCTAACAAAGCCGGTAAGGAACCATTAAAAACCACAGTGCTCGGTGGCGGAATCGGCATACACGGCTGGGCCGGAAACTGGCCCGGAACCGATCAGCAAAATCTCACCTGGGGCTGCATCAGCATCCAGAACAATAACCTCATCGATTTATATAACCGCGTACCACTCCTTACAAAAATTCTGATTTTGCCTTAA